The Schistocerca americana isolate TAMUIC-IGC-003095 chromosome 9, iqSchAmer2.1, whole genome shotgun sequence genome includes the window gaaaaagagtgagaaacatggtgaacagtttgtggaaggcgagaacacgaAGATGTGATTAtacggcagtgataaaagtggtagtgcgacctccatacTAGATGTGAGGAAATGCAGATCAGCAAATCGCAAGTAATTACCTTTTTTTACAATAGATCACGAAGTgatctgtttaataatctaaaactaacaaaactgtgtcgTCATAGATCCCACAGAAgacgccttagaacaggagaaggcgaaacgcgtctgggataaataaagtaactagcagcacgaaaaggcagttttatttacaaaacaagtatttatatgcttgctacgcaggatgtacacacaaacaaacttgttaaatgtttcaaaGCTTTAtggtccttcagagtagtcaccagaattgtgtgtaACCAGTTGTTAGTGATGTGGAACTTGTAGGATACTTTTAGCAGCGTCAGTTGTGTTGATAGATCGAGAGGAGCGGTCTATTTCCCGAATCTCTGTAACAGGTCTGAAACGATTGCCAAGTAGTGCTTCCTTCATGTTAGGAATCAAGTTGAAATCACAAGGGCTTAAGGCTGGGACTGTGGTGGATTGCacgttgtgtttcaaaaatgaacagcttagacaAAGAAGCGGCTACACTTTCTGCACAGAtccgcccatcattttgcaggagaatGTCCGGCCTCGTGTGGCACAGCTTGCGACTGATTTGGTCGATCGATGGGGCTTGATTCCTGAGATGAAGGAACCTCTttatggcattcgtttcagaactgtcaCAAAGATTCGTCAGGAAGTAGACCGCTCCACTCGGTGTATCAACACATCTGGCGCTGCTGCATGtgccctacgacttccacattgctggcaagcgGTTATACACAAGGACAGGAGAACTTGGAAACATGTGTCTGCTATGTGTAAGTTGTAATTAAATATttgcctctattaaagttccaaccctcgtagttcttAAGAATGGACCTCAAATCATATATCGATAGGAGATGCGAAATGGCTGACAGCTGACAGTGTGGTGTAAAAACGCAAGCTCATCTTGTACTGAGGACACTGTAGGGCGACCATACTTTTTCGTGTGCAGCGCTTTTACGAATAATTTATAATTTAACCTGTACCCTATTAGACCACTCTGTGCATTTACAACTCCCTATGGGATTCTGAAgtaacagaactctaccatctagtgaagaagatgtatgagacaggcgaaataccctcagacttcacgaagaatgtaataattccaatcccaaagaaagcaggtgttgacagatgtgaaaattaccgaactatcagtttagtaagccaaagctgcaaaatactaacacgaattctttacagatgaatggaaaaactggtagaagtcgacctcggggaagatcagtttggattccgtagaaatgttggaacacgtgaggcaatactgaccatacgacttatcttagaaaacagattaagaaaaggcaaacctacgtttctagcatttgtagacttagagaaagcttttgacaatgttgactggaatactctctttcaaaatctgaatatgtcaggggtcaaatacattgagcgaaaggctgtttacaatttgtacagaaatcagatgacagttaaaagggtcgaggggcatgagagggaagcagtgattgggaagggagtgagacagggttctagcctatccccgactttattcaatttgtatattgagcaagcagtaaaggaaacaaaagaaaaattcggagtaggaattaaaatccatggagaagaaataaaaacattgaggttgactgatgacattgtaattctgtcagagacagcaaaggacctggaagagcagttgaactgaacagtgtcttgaaaggaggatataagatgaacatcaacaaaaggaaaacgaggataatggaatgtagtcaaatgtgAAGAATGGAGCAAAAATGGCGGTACAAAATTATAGCTCATAGTATGTGGACGATGAGTATTCCTTCTTTCTAGTGATTGAATAATTGCCCTTCATTATTTTAAGCAAGTTGATTCTTTAGTCTACATTTATATGCCCACActgtaattaaaattaatttaaaaatggtcACCTTTTCGCTGTCAGCGTAGAAAGTTTCAGGATGTAACAAAATACAACAAACAACAACTTCAACCCAAGtgaaatgacaattaaatcaaaacccttagctgccgacaggtgttgttgatatacatcaatggggacagctgaaaatgtgcggCCCGACCAGcattcgaacccgtgatctcctgcttacatggcagacgctctgtccatctgagccaccgagggcacgggggagaatgcgactgcagggacttatcccttccacgcttcctgtgagacccacagtCCCAacagtccacaacctacattcataGTGTTcctaataggtatttgcccatTCCCTCATTACTCGCGCCAGCCTAAGCTGACGAGTCCTGaaagagttcgggcaaagtgtgcgcattcgcacagaaggaggtcaatggccgggtagcctttaactgtatgaagatggtatctgttcccgaaagaacagataccactgaatgggcaaatatctacgagggtcactccaaaagaaatgcacactatttttgtaaaaatacagttatcattctgcatgtgtgaaagttttacagtgtgtagatacatccttccctcttgttttcaaacttagttcaacctgttcccgtgagtggcgccgtcacagcatgtcttcaagatggctgctacacttgacgtttgtcagaagcgACGTACTGCCATAgaactcctgtgctgtgaaaacgagacagtgggaaacatccacaagaggttgaaaaaggtgtatggagatgctgctgtcgatcgcagtacagttagtcggtgggcaagcaggttaggtGAGGAAAGCTGGCATGGCaacattgaggattgtcctcgcagcggcaggcctcgtactgcacacactccagacaatgtgcagagagttaacgaattggtgactgctgacagacgcatcacagtgaacgaattgtcacgctacgttgggataagggaaggaagtgtttgcacaatactgaaagtgttgccgttaaaaaagatttgtgccccgtggattcccaggatgttgacagtggctcacaaagaaacaagaaaaacgctatgcagcgaacttttggaacagtacgagactgctggagatgaatttcttggaagaattgtgagaggtgatgaaaaatggctccCTCATTTTTCACTAGAGACCAAGAGGCAATCATTGGAGTGGCATGAtgtaaattcacccaagaaaaataaatttaaaaccacACCTTCTTCTAGAATAttttggctacggtgtttttcgattccgaaggcctCTTTCTAGCGGACATCATGCAAAGAGGaagcaccataaattctgatgcatgtgacgacacagcagaaactcgaagctcgactgagtcgtgttcgtccACATCTACAAAAGCAGTATAttttgctgttacacgacaatgcacggccacatcagtcaaaaaaccatggaagcgatcacaaacctcatatggacaacactgaaacacccgccctacagtcctgacctggctccatgtgactatcatctctttgggaaactgaaagactctcttcgtagaacaaggtttgaagatgatgactcccttgtgtaggctgtcaaacagtggctccaacaggttggtccagaattttaccgtgcgggtgtataggcgctggttccaagatgacgtaaggcagttgagagggatgtaaattatgtagagaaatgaaaatattgttcctaaagaatgtatctacacactgaaactttcagacatgtagaatgaaagatggattttaaaaaaaagtagtgtgcatttcatttggagtgacccttatattaggaacactacgaatgtaggttgttcctaaagaatgtatctacaccctgaaactttcagacatgtagaatgaaagatggatttaaaaaaaagtagtgtgcatttcatttggagtgaccctcatattaggaacactacgaatgtaggttgtggacagttgggaatatgggtctcacgggaagcgtgcaagggatacgtccctgcattcgcactatcctctgtgccctcagtggctcaaacGGATAGAGCATCTGaaatgtaagcaggacatcccgggtttgACTCCTGGTCGGAGCACATATCTTCaggtgtccccattgatgtatatcaacgacaCCTATcgacagctaagggtttcgatttaattatcattttattctagagaagctgcacggtcatcagtggtaactgttctttcgggaacggaTACCAGCTTCATATAATCATCGTAAGTGTCTGAGAATGCTGAAGAACACTTATTCAATTCACACCAACTGGCAGTGTAAGAATGACGTGCTTTGTTGAGATACTCATATATGGGACTGTTTGGTAGCGACATGCATAATACGATAACCGTTTATGGTGGAAAGTTGTCCGCATTTGTGGCACATTCAGCGTACGACAAGAACCACCACCCAACTGCTGTCATTGATCTTGCAGgcgaggagtggcagctggaggacaaaagcaaCGCTACGCTGTCCGTGGACACTGGCTGCATGCAGCTGTTGGCcaacgccctggaccaccccagGTGCCCACTGGAAGACCTGCCTCTGGAAACCACTAAGCGGCGCGAGCAGTGCCGTGTGCAGCTGTGGCACGACCTGTCGCAGgggtcgccccacatacccgtcaccagctacctggcctacacgcagagggccAACGTCAACCTCTGCCTCTTCGCCTGGATGACTGTCAACTCGATCAGCATTTGCCAGGACGTCCCCTTCAGTATGATTCAGTCTATGCGCGATGCCCGCTGCGTTTTCGGTGGTCCTGACGACCAACCCTGCCCGCAACTCAACGCAACCGACGCCGTCTGCTCTGCTTGCAGGGCTATTCTCCTGCTGAAGTGTCGCGATTTTGCTTCCACAAGTTATCTCGAGTCATGTCGCGCCCCCATGGACCACCGTGGATTTTACTCACCATACTGTGGATATTATATACAGGGCAAAGACAAGCCGACAAACAGAATACTGAGCTACAAAGACAGTCTAAACAGTGGCACCTTGAAGTACAAGGATTTTAAAATCGAGGGCTTAGAACCTTTAGAAATAACATTTGTAGCAGTGAATATTCTCTTCCGATTTTTGACTGCCGCAGTGTACGTGTACCTTCCCAATTTACGTAACTTGCCCGGAAAGATATTCTTGTCCTTTCAGATAACAGGTATGATCCAGATCTTGTTTTCTGAGGTCTTGTATCGTATGGCAGGTGTCCCTGACTTATCTACGACGGTGCAGATTGATAGCGCACTAACTCTTCTGAACTGTATCTGTCTCAACTCATTCTGCTACCAAATGTACGCATGCGTTCGTCACCTCAGGCTTCCTAGCGACCTAGAACGTGCTGAAGTAAGGAAGGTATTCCGCCGTCAGCTGTTGTGTTCGCTAATACCCTGGAGCGTAGTACTGGTGGCAACCACTGCTTTGGAAAGAACGAGCGAATATTACCTGTTGCACAGTCGTATAATATTCATCGGCGCAATTTCTCTGTCAGTAGCTTACAATATTGTTTGTCTTGGACTGGTGGGATACATGTACCGACGTACTCGTAATTCCATGCGGCAGCTCAAAATTTATAGTAAAGAGACGTTTGGCTCAAAGACACTAATTCTTTACATGTCAGCTAAGACTGTCACTTTAAGTGGCATAGGTACGATTGTTAGAATTGGCTTCCACCAGGCACAAGGCATAGCGCAGTACGTGTACTATGTCCATATAGCTACGATGGTGCAGGGTCCACTGCTTTTCGTTTTATTCGTTTGCAACAGTGCAACTCTCCCTCTGCTCAGGGAGAGACTACTAGCACGGTGGAACCCCGATGTAATCGGTCCAGGGCAAGAATTGTGTTCATCTGCCGAGAGAAATCTGGCAAAGAGAGTCAATGTACAGGCTTCGGCTGCGGAATCCACATTGTAATGTCCACGAGTGTTTTTTTCTTCCAAGGATTATCTTCGTTGTGCTAAACCCTGTCACAAGTTATCAATGTAGAAGCTAGCTGGTTTGACAAAATTACTGTGATTCATGTAAAACTGCTTCCCTATTATCTAATATGATCTTCATTTCTGCAATGACAttacataattaataaataaaattaaaactatatgaaaaTAAGATGTAAGTCTCTATTTCTTCTACACAACAGGTGAAAGATTTAGACATATATACCTTATTAACGTGCACTCCACaaattaaacaagaaaaattttgTGATATTAGACTATGTCAAAGACGAAGATAGTACAAGAACTTAATGTTAACCGCAAATTACTTTAAGTTCCGTTCTATGAAGTGAAGGCAACAGAATCTACTCTTAGTATACACTTACAAGAACTTCGTCCTTTCTGCAGATTCTTGCGAAGCTTTTAACGCACGCCTATTTTTATCTTACGTTTAAAATTACATTGAGCCTTTGTAAATAACTGATTGCCCAGTCATGGCTCATCTGATTTCTCTCACTGTATATGGAGAAACCTGAGATTCTGTCTTCGACTGTCTAGAAAATTACCCTTTTCTGGCAGTTTCTTATAAATGTTGTGTGACATGAAAATCCAACTTGAAACGAAATTATTCTTTGCGTGCCTGGttgcactgatatgaaaaaaatcatgggataccttctaacacCGTATCGGGCCTCCTTTTGCTCGATATAATGCAGccacacgacctggcatggactcaacaagtcgtttgaagtccccgcaggaatactgagccatacCGCCATAggtctaccgatgacattgtaattctgttggagagagcaaaggacctggaagagcagttgaactgaacagtgtcttgaaaggaggacataagatgcacatcaacaaaagcaaatcgaggataatggaatgtagttgaattaaatcaagtgatgctgagggaattacattaggaaatgagacacttaaaggagtacatgagttttgctatttgggaagcaaaataaccgcTGATGACGGTCGACgttgagagaatataaaatgtagactggcaatgacaaggaatgcgtttctgaagaaaagaagtttcttaacatcgagtacggttttaagtgtgaggaagtcttttctggtagtatttgtatagagtgcagccgtgaaaatgaaacatggatgataaatagtttagacaagaagagaatagaagctttccaaatgtggtgctatagaagaatgttgaagattaaaggggtggatcacgtaactaatgaagaagtgctgaacggaattggggagaggaatttgtggcacaacttgactagaagaaaggatcggtaggtaggacatgctctgaggcatcaagggatcaccagttagtattggacggcagcgtgtagggagaccaagagatgaatacactaagcagattcataaggatgatggttgcacagaatagagtagctcggagagctgaatcaaaccaatttctggactgaagaccaaaacaacaacaactgtctcTATAACAGTCCATATTTGCGAGAGTAttaccgctgcaggattttgtacacgcactgacctttcaataatgtccaacaaatgttcaatgggattcgtgtcgggcgatctaggtggccaaatcataggctcgaattgtccagaatgttcttcaaaccaatcgcgagcagttgtggcccagtgacattgtGCATCATTGTTTGGGGACATGAGGTCTAAGTACGGTtgtaagtggtctccaagtagccgaacatgaccatttccagttaatgatgggttcagttggactagaggacccagttcattccatgcaaacatagcccacaccattttggGCACCACCAGCTTGtctaatgccttgttgacaacgtgtgtTCATGGGTTCGTGCGAATTGCGCCACTTTGTaatcccaccatcagctcttaccaacagaaattgggactcatctggccaggccacagttttctagtcGACTAGGGattaatctgaccaggccacagttttctagtcgcctaggatccaaccgatataccCAAAAGCCCAGGAGAAGCGTGCTTTTACCAAAGGCACGtgggtcggccgtctgctgccatagcccattaacaattTTCGCCACGCTATCGTAATGGATCCATTCGTCGTAAATCTCACATTCATTTCTGAGGTTATG containing:
- the LOC124550994 gene encoding uncharacterized protein LOC124550994, which codes for MYPVGVAAPLLVLLAANGTTVLDCVCSEIYTTNIQGYGADWVHSAYCREFSLTDVLIADKTLQYRSIAEGVMLPLITSWTLQPWRLGYEGCNDGLAALAGLTDATANNQLAMDLACFVAADCIDSCSASGSNITEWNVETLTSDDQRRPVLSKLLRTLRHITKAIRLGRKCAGRQKWNFLQQHLNKTELEAEVPVYLEHVSSYTRNVAQLLSHGVRHISAALVPFAFDNLDTHPNDELLSTWINHVEHMRDMLHVKLGGWVQDMQYVSEQTANYKVEEDKMSPGKYIIRLPLLNDRLLSYHGQYLAFRDDFSAQCEKQQPEASSMFALADLLYGFYYHVWFNEARSLLPLYEVHYSLTALPGVPNERPIYIKGEEWQLEDKSNATLSVDTGCMQLLANALDHPRCPLEDLPLETTKRREQCRVQLWHDLSQGSPHIPVTSYLAYTQRANVNLCLFAWMTVNSISICQDVPFSMIQSMRDARCVFGGPDDQPCPQLNATDAVCSACRAILLLKCRDFASTSYLESCRAPMDHRGFYSPYCGYYIQGKDKPTNRILSYKDSLNSGTLKYKDFKIEGLEPLEITFVAVNILFRFLTAAVYVYLPNLRNLPGKIFLSFQITGMIQILFSEVLYRMAGVPDLSTTVQIDSALTLLNCICLNSFCYQMYACVRHLRLPSDLERAEVRKVFRRQLLCSLIPWSVVLVATTALERTSEYYLLHSRIIFIGAISLSVAYNIVCLGLVGYMYRRTRNSMRQLKIYSKETFGSKTLILYMSAKTVTLSGIGTIVRIGFHQAQGIAQYVYYVHIATMVQGPLLFVLFVCNSATLPLLRERLLARWNPDVIGPGQELCSSAERNLAKRVNVQASAAESTL